The sequence TTCGTAGTAACGCACGTAGCCGGTGCAGCGGCAGATGTGGTGACCGAGGCTAGCCTCGATCTCCGACTCCAGCTCGCTCTTCTTCAGCGGCTTGCGCTGGGCCTTTTCCACCAGCACGGTGGCGGCGTTCACGAAGCCCGGCGCGCAGTAGCTGCACTGGAAGGCGAAGCGCTCGACGAACTTCTGCTGGATCGGGTTCAGCTCGTTCACCTTGCCATCGGCATCGCGCTTGGCGTGGCCTTCGATGGTGCGCACCTTCTTGCCGTCGAACCAGTTGGCGCCGGTGATGCAGGTGCGGACTTCCTCGCTGGTGCCGTCGGGGTTGTCGACGATCACCACGCAGGCGTGGCAGATGCCCTGGCCGCAGCCCAGGCGCGAGCCGGTGAGGTTCTGGTATTCGTGCAGGTAGTCGATCATCGGCAGGTCCGCGGGGACCTCCACCGGGCCGACGGCTTGACCGTTGAGGGTCAGCTGGAGCTTAGCCATTGAGGGCCTCCTTGATACGGGCGGGGGTGGCGGGCAGGTCGCGGACGCGCTTGCCGATGGCATGGGCGACGGCGTTGCCGATGGCACCGGCGATGGGGATCATCACCACCTCGGCGATGCCCTTGGCCGGATCGCTGTCCGACAGCGGCGGGAGGATCTCCGAACTCTGCGTCCACACCGCGACGTCCTTGGCGCGCGGCAGGCGGTAGCGGTTGAAGTTCCAGTCGCCTTCGGCCGGGCCGCCCTCGTGCAGCGGCATCTCCTCCAGCAGCGCGTGGCCCAGGCCCATGGCCGTGCCACCCTCGATCTGGCCTTTCACCAGTTCCGGGACCAGCACCCGGCCGCACTCGATCCAGGAGTGGTGGCTGAGAACTTGCACCTCGTGGGAGCCCTTGTTGACCTTCAGTTCCACCAGCGTGGCCACCGGGCTGTAGTAGGTGACCATGGCGTTGTTCAGCTGCACCGGCGGGTAGTTCACGTTCTTGCGGTCGAGCAGGTGGAAGCCGGCGCTGGTCATCTGCGCCTTCTTCACCTGCGGTGCGCCGTCACCGTACTTCACCGCCAGGCCGTCCAGCGGCAGACGCTCGCTGACACCGTCCACGGTGAACTCGCTATCCGCCCAGCTCCAGCGGTTGAAGGCGTGCACGGTCGCACCGGTGACCAGGCCGCGCTCGTGGGCGTGCTTGGCCAGCAGGGCGAAAGGCAGCGGCTCCAGGCCGTTGGCGGTGAGCTTGCCGTCTACCCAGCGGGCGTCCTCACGGCGCACCACGTAGGGGTTGGCCTGGCCGCCGAACGGGCCTCGGCCCCAGATTTCCAGCGCCGCCGGCCACAGGCCGTGGTTGAACAGCACGCGCGCCGCCTCGCGGCTGGCGTGGCTGAAGTAGTAGGCCGAGTTGGTCGCCGAGGATGCCGACGCGTACTTGCCAACCCAGCGCGGGTTGCGCAGTTTTTCGTCCTGGGTGGCCTGGCTCATGATGTACGGGTCTTCGCCGCTGGCGAGCTGCAGCTCGGACCAGTCGGTCTCGGCGGTCTTCACCTCGTCGGCCGGGCGACCGAGGAAGTCGGCCACCACCAACGCCTGGGAAGTGGACATGCCGGTGCCGATCTCGATGCCGATGTGGCGCATGCGGATGTGGCCGTCGGCGTCGAATTCGAGGCTCGCCATGGGCGCCTCGGCACCGGTGCCGAAGTCCTTCTGGCAGA is a genomic window of Pseudomonas knackmussii B13 containing:
- a CDS encoding (2Fe-2S)-binding protein, which codes for MAKLQLTLNGQAVGPVEVPADLPMIDYLHEYQNLTGSRLGCGQGICHACVVIVDNPDGTSEEVRTCITGANWFDGKKVRTIEGHAKRDADGKVNELNPIQQKFVERFAFQCSYCAPGFVNAATVLVEKAQRKPLKKSELESEIEASLGHHICRCTGYVRYYEATREVLGDLGLVKEG